The sequence TATGAGGGATCACAGTGTGGAGGGATGTGATGGAGCAGGGGGATAACGTGATTATCGATCTTGATGGCCTTCAAGAGCAGAAGGCAGAAAGCCAAGGCAACCATAAAGCTTTGGCTGATGCAATACAGGGCGAGGCATGCCGTCTTGGTCAAAACGAGGGACCGCAGGTTGGTCGCTCTGCCCGCTCGCCCCTACAAGTTCCTGCCATTGGGCGCAGCACGCTGCGCTCCTACGATGGTGGCAACAATGTTCTGCCTTCTGCAGGACCGCAGGCCCCTTTATGACACCTGTCACCTTCCCCCCTTGACACCCTGCACTACTGCCCCAAAACCCCCAGAGCTACCCTGAAGGCATGAACGCGATCGAAGTGGTGAATGTCAAAAAGCATTTTGGAAACGTAGAAGCCCTCAAGGGGGTGGGTTTTACCGCCTCCGCTGGAGAAGTGCTGGCCTTTCTGGGTCCCAACGGAGCAGGCAAAACCACCACCATCAGCATCATGCTGGGGATGAGGGCCCCGAGCAGTGGCACCGTGAAGGTGTTCGGCAAAGACCCGAGGATTCCGGCTGCCCGTGCCCGTCTGGGGGCCATGTTGCAGGAAAGCGACCTGCCAGCCACCCTGAAAGTCAAAGAGGCCGTGGAACTCTTCAGACGCCTGTATCCCCGTCCTCTGGAAGCCCAGAAGGTCATGGAAATGGCCGATTTGCTGGACATCAAAGAGCGCCTTTGTGGCAACCTCTCTGGTGGGCAGAAACGCCGCCTGAGTTTCGCCCTGAGCATCTGCGGCAATCCCGATGTGCTGTTTCTGGATGAACCCACGGTGGCCATGGATGTGCAGTCCAGAGCCGCCTTCTGGGAGAGCGTGCGCCAGTTCAAGAATGAGGGCAAAACCATCATCCTGACCACCCACCACCTGGAAGAAGCCGATGCCCTGTCTGACCGGGTGCTGGTGATCGATCAGGGGAAAGTGATTGCAGAGGGCACCCCCAGAGCCATCAAGGAGCAGGTGGGTGGCACCCGCATCCGTTTCCATGGCGAGGTGCAGGAGCAAGAATTGCAGTCCTTGCCGGGCGTCACCCGTGTCTACATCAACGGCGTAAATGAGGTTTACACCCACACCCCAGAAGCTGCCCTGCGCCAGATTTTGCAGCACGACATCAACGATCTGGAAGTCAGCAAGGCCAGCCTTGAAGAGGCCTTCCTCAACCTCACAGCGAGGGCCTGACGTGGAGGTGTTGCTGGGTTTTCATGTGGTGACCGCCAGCATGGCGTTGCTCTCGGGGTTTGCAGCCATCAACCTGCAAAGAAAAGCCCCTTTGCACCGCATTGCAGGCAAAGTGTACCTGCTGGCATGGCTCGGGTTTGCGGTTTCAGGACTGGTGATTGGAGCAAGAAGACCAGAGGTTGCCCCCACCGAGATCATCACGGTGATTGGGTTGCTGGTGACCATGCGGGCCTACTGGGCTGTCCTGAACCGCAAAAAGCTGGGACGCAA is a genomic window of Deinococcus misasensis DSM 22328 containing:
- a CDS encoding ABC transporter ATP-binding protein translates to MNAIEVVNVKKHFGNVEALKGVGFTASAGEVLAFLGPNGAGKTTTISIMLGMRAPSSGTVKVFGKDPRIPAARARLGAMLQESDLPATLKVKEAVELFRRLYPRPLEAQKVMEMADLLDIKERLCGNLSGGQKRRLSFALSICGNPDVLFLDEPTVAMDVQSRAAFWESVRQFKNEGKTIILTTHHLEEADALSDRVLVIDQGKVIAEGTPRAIKEQVGGTRIRFHGEVQEQELQSLPGVTRVYINGVNEVYTHTPEAALRQILQHDINDLEVSKASLEEAFLNLTARA
- a CDS encoding DUF2306 domain-containing protein, with the translated sequence MEVLLGFHVVTASMALLSGFAAINLQRKAPLHRIAGKVYLLAWLGFAVSGLVIGARRPEVAPTEIITVIGLLVTMRAYWAVLNRKKLGRKWLQLHYSNMLSSLAFVCIATLNQILFRTFDLPSWFFWVLVALPFFVLPLYGNALNRRYALKGAQ